The segment CTAAGGTCATGACAAGGGGCGAAATCTTGAGGTAGGCGACTCCCAGTCCATTGAAACAACCGAACAGCGCTCCCAAGAGGATTATGGCCGGGAATGCCCAGAGGGTATTGAAATTGCTGCCGTTGATGAACATGCACGTAAATACGTTGCCCATGGTGATAAGGGCACCAACCGAAAGATCGATCCCCGCAATTAGAATAGTTATCGTCTGACCAATGGAGACGATTGCCAGAAAGGAGGCTGTTCTTAAGACAGCCCCCACATGATCGTAGGAGAGGAAACCCTTGGAGACAATCTCGCCCACCCCGAACATCACGACTATTATCACAAAAAGAAGGATGAGCAGTTTCTCCTTCACTACAAAACCCACGATTTTCTCATTCATCCCGCTACGCAATTTCAAAGGCCTTCTCTATTTGGGGAGCAGATACTTTCTTAAGATCCCTCGTATATCCAGAGTCGTCCCGGAAGAGGTAACGGCAAGGGCTAGGATGAGGACCAACCCCTTTGCGACGAATTGATAGAAGGTCGATATCGCAAGCAGGTTGAGAATGTTGTTCAGCAAGTGGAAGATATATGCCGCTCCGATGATCCCCAGCACACCCCCTCTTCCTCCCATAAGGCTCGTTCCCGCAATAACGACGACGGCGATCGAGTTGAGAATGTACGGCTCTCCGATCAACGGATCTGCAGAAAACATCCAGGCCGACAGGAACATTCCGGCAAATGCCGAGAGCAGGCCGCCTACACCGTAGACCCAGATCGTGACCCTATCGCAGGGGATCCCGGATTCGAGAGCGACCGACTCGTTGCCGCCTCTTGCATATATGGATCTTCCGAATTCCGTCTTCTTTAAAACGAAATGGCAGGCATATACAGACACAAGGAATATTACCAGAGGTGTCGGAACCACCTTGAACACGGTACCGGTAACCGTGGTAGCGACCGATAGGGAAACGCTCCCTCCGGGAATACCCATTATGAACAACGTCACCCCCCGCCAGATGGCCCCTGTTGCCAGAGTAACGACCAAGGGCGGAAATCCCCCCTTGGCTATGATGACACCGTTCATCAACCCCATAGCAAGCCCTACCAGCGGAGGAATAACGGCCCACATGACGATATTCAACGGTGTGTCCAGGAACGGGAGACTTGCCGCTATGACGTTGGTCAATCCGATGATCGATCCGATGGAAAGATCGATCCCGCCCGTCAATATGACAAAGGTCTGGGCCATTCCGGCAAAGATGAGAGGGGTGATTCTCGTGAAGAGGTTGACGTTGTTTCTCCAGGTATGAAAGGTCGGCTCGAGGATGCTGGCAAAAATGTAGATTGCAAGGAAGATAACATAGACCGGAATGTATAGACGTAGGTCCCGCTGTTTTTCAGTCATTGTAGAGTGTCTGCTTCCAATAGGTTTTTGTTGCTCACCGAGGCCTTCATGATGTTCTCTTCCGTTATTTCGTCTCCCTGCAGATTCGCGGTCAAGAAACCCTGGTTCATGACGAGCACCCTATCACAGGCTCCGATCAGCTCCAACATGTCGCTCGTATAGACGATGACAGCCACATTGCTCTCGGCGAGATCCCGGATGAGCCGATATATCTGTTGCTTTGTGGCGACATCAACGCCTTTTGTCGGTTCCAACATGACGATGACCTTTGGATCGGAAACCAACCATTTCCCCAGCACGAGTTTCTGGAGATTCCCCCCGCTTAGCGACTGGGCGACCTGGTCAAGGGAAGTCACCTTGATCGATAGCTTGTCTACGATGTCTCTGGCTACCTTTTCTTCTTCCTCTTTCCGTATCAACCCATAGGATTGTCTCTTGTCGATGGTCGAGGCCACCAGATTCTCCAAGACCGATAGAATCAAGAATACCCCTTCTTCGTTTCTGTTTTCAGGAATCAAAGCAATCCCTTGCCGCAGGGCATGATAAGGGTTGTTTACCGTTACCTCTCTGCCGAAGATCTTTATGTGCAGGTCATCACAGTTCCCTAGACCGAATATGGATTCGAGAACTTCTATCTGACCCTGCCCCTGTAATCCGCCGATACCCAGGACATCTCCCCTGGGTATGGAGAATCTCACCCTCTTTTTCGATTTGGCCAGGATGCCGTCATAGGAAAAGATCTCCTCCCGGTCTTCTTTCCTGCCGATCTTGGGAGGAAAAATCTCAGAGAACTCTCTTCCCACCATACAGGAAACCAACTTGTCTTCATCAAAGTATGAGGCCTTCTCGGTGAGTACTTTCTGCCCGTCCTTCATGACGGTGATGGTATCGCATATCTCCAACACTTCGTCCAGCCTATGGGAGATGAAGATGATCCCCTTCATCTTCCGCTTGGTATCCCTCAGGATCCGAAAAAGTTCCGCCACCTCATCTTTCGAGAGGGCGGCGGTGGGTTCGTCAAAGACGATGATTTCCGGGTCCTGCGTCAGGACCTTGGCTATTGCCACCATTTGCCTGAGTGCCATGGGAAGAGAGGTCACCAGTTCGTTCGGATCGAGATCGATACCTATATCAGCCAGAACAGATGTACTCTTCTCCTTTATTGCTCTCCAGTCAATGAGTCCGTTCCATTTCTTCGGCCAGGTCCCCATGAAGATGTTCTCTGCCACCGACAATTCCGGAAGAAGTGATAGCTCTTGATATACGACCCCTATCCCCGCCCTTCTCGCATCTGAGTAATTACGAAACCTCTTCTGAACACCGTTGATGAGGATCTTACCGCTGTCAGGCATGTGGACGCCCGCCAGTA is part of the Deltaproteobacteria bacterium genome and harbors:
- a CDS encoding ABC transporter permease, with the translated sequence MTEKQRDLRLYIPVYVIFLAIYIFASILEPTFHTWRNNVNLFTRITPLIFAGMAQTFVILTGGIDLSIGSIIGLTNVIAASLPFLDTPLNIVMWAVIPPLVGLAMGLMNGVIIAKGGFPPLVVTLATGAIWRGVTLFIMGIPGGSVSLSVATTVTGTVFKVVPTPLVIFLVSVYACHFVLKKTEFGRSIYARGGNESVALESGIPCDRVTIWVYGVGGLLSAFAGMFLSAWMFSADPLIGEPYILNSIAVVVIAGTSLMGGRGGVLGIIGAAYIFHLLNNILNLLAISTFYQFVAKGLVLILALAVTSSGTTLDIRGILRKYLLPK
- a CDS encoding sugar ABC transporter ATP-binding protein encodes the protein MEGSETPTRLLEMKGIKKSFPGTLAVDNVDFECDRGEIRGLVGENGAGKSTLMKVLAGVHMPDSGKILINGVQKRFRNYSDARRAGIGVVYQELSLLPELSVAENIFMGTWPKKWNGLIDWRAIKEKSTSVLADIGIDLDPNELVTSLPMALRQMVAIAKVLTQDPEIIVFDEPTAALSKDEVAELFRILRDTKRKMKGIIFISHRLDEVLEICDTITVMKDGQKVLTEKASYFDEDKLVSCMVGREFSEIFPPKIGRKEDREEIFSYDGILAKSKKRVRFSIPRGDVLGIGGLQGQGQIEVLESIFGLGNCDDLHIKIFGREVTVNNPYHALRQGIALIPENRNEEGVFLILSVLENLVASTIDKRQSYGLIRKEEEEKVARDIVDKLSIKVTSLDQVAQSLSGGNLQKLVLGKWLVSDPKVIVMLEPTKGVDVATKQQIYRLIRDLAESNVAVIVYTSDMLELIGACDRVLVMNQGFLTANLQGDEITEENIMKASVSNKNLLEADTLQ